In the Clostridium cellulovorans 743B genome, CCTTCTTCTAAAGCAGAGAAACACAAAGTACCGCCCCCCTCTAAAAGAACACTATCAACTTTTAAGTTTCCCAGTTCCTCCATAAGCTTTTTAAGATTAACTTTTTGCTCTTTTTCTGGAACTATAATAACTTTTACTCCTTGTCTCTCTAAAACTTCTACTTTTGACTCATCAGCCTTTCTTGTAGTAGCTACTATAACTTCTACTTTATCCTTTGCATTTAAAACTTTTGCGTTTAAAGGTATTTTAAGTCCACTATCTACAATAATTCTTTTAGGACTTGCTCCACCTTCAAGTCTACAAGTTAATTCTGGATCATCCTTCAAAACAGTATTTATCCCAACCATTATTCCAGAAACTTTATTTCTCAATTTATGAACATTTATTCTCGATTCTTCATTGGTTATCCATTTTGAATCCCCAGTACTAGTAGCTATTTTTCCATCTAAAGTCATGGCTGCTTTCATAATTACAAAAGGTGTTTTGGTTTTTATGTATTTCATAAAACTTTCGTTGATTTTTAAACATTCCTCTTCTAACACTCCCACAATCACTTCTATACCTTCTGCTCTAAGTATTTCTACACCTTTTCCTGCCACCAAAGGATTTGGGTCTAAAGTACCAATAACTACGGTTTTTATCTTATTGTCTATTATTGCTTTTGTACATGGAGGTGTTTTTCCGTAATGACAACAAGGTTCAAGGGTTACATATATTGTGCTCCCTTCAAGCTCTCCATTATCACTTACACTTGCAATAGCATTAACCTCTGCATGTGGTCCACCATATTGCTTATGATATCCTTCTCCAATAATTTCCCCATTTTTTACAATAACAGCTCCAACCATAGGATTGGGGCTAACTCTTCCTGCTCCTAGCTTCGCTAGTTCTAATGCTCTTCTCATATAACTTTCATTCATACCTATCACTCCAAAAATAAAAGCCTTAAGTTCACGACTCAAGGCTTAAAATAAATACAGCTAGTAAAAAGATTTTATGTAATTAAAAAGCTCTGAAATATAAAATTTCAGAGCTCAAACAAACATAAACAATTTAAATACTAAACTTATCTATTTATCTTCTTTCATCCAGACTTTACTGTCGGCCTTGGAATTTCACCAAATCATGCCATTAATGGCTCGCGGGCTATACCGCCGGTAGGGAATCACACCCCGCCCCGAAGACGTGCTATATTAAATTTATAGTTATATGATATTAGACTTTCAATAATTTGTCAACATACTTTTCACTTTATCTTGAAAAAGTTTTTTCAACTGCATTGTTGAAAGGTTCTAAGAAGAAATCAATAATCCTTCGTTTTCCGCATAATAACTCTACACTTACATTCATACCTGGCATAATCTTAAACTGACTACCACCTGCTTCAATATATTGTTTGTCTAATTTTATATTAACTTTATATACTCCACCTTGTTTTTCATCTTGTATTGCATTATTAGATATATAATCTACAACACCATCTACAGCTCCGTATTTTTGGTATGAATAAGCTTCAAATTTTAAAGCAACCTTCTGACCTTCTGTTATTTCAGAAATATCTCTATTGTTTACATAAGCTTCAACAATCATTTCTGTGTCATCCGGGATTATAGTTGCAACAGATTTATCCATAATTACTGGCACTCCAAGGGTATTATAGTTTAATGTACTTATATATCCAGCAACTGGAGATACTATTTCACTCTTAGTTTTTTGATTTTTAATTTCATTTATTTTAAACTCTATATTTTGTATATCCTTTTCTTTTGTAAGAATTTGTTCTATTGTACTACTTTTCCTTGATGTCTCTTCTGCTTCAATTTGTTTTTGAAGTGAATCAAGTTGCTTTTTATAATCCTCTACACTTGATAACTTGTCATTATATTGAGTCTGAAGATACTGTTTTTGTGTCTCATTATTTGGAGTATTAGCTGCCGCATCAAGTTTATTTTTTGCCTCAGTAGCTTCCTTTTCAGCATCATTAATCTTATCTTGAGCATCATTTATTTTTCTCTGATTGCTTTCATTACGATTTCCATCTACTTGACTTTTAGTCTTCTTATATTCCTCATAAGATGCTTTTATTTTTTCACTTACATTTGTGAAATCTATTCCTTCATCATTCCATACTCCATCACGGTCATTTTCAAGAATTCTTAATTCCACTTTTAAATTAGCAAGTTGTGTTTGATAATTTGCTAACTCTAAATCATTATCACTGGAATCAAGTTGAACTAATACTTTACCTGCTTCAACTCTGTCCCCTTCTTTAACATTAATTTCTTTTATCTTTCCACTTGAGACTGCTTGGATAGTTTTTATATCTCCGTTTGGAATTACTTTTCCATGCCCCTCAATAACCTTATCTA is a window encoding:
- a CDS encoding HlyD family type I secretion periplasmic adaptor subunit, with product MINIFKRNDIDYEFLPDTIEAVETPASPLGNFFIFFISFLICAVIGICFLGKVDKVIEGHGKVIPNGDIKTIQAVSSGKIKEINVKEGDRVEAGKVLVQLDSSDNDLELANYQTQLANLKVELRILENDRDGVWNDEGIDFTNVSEKIKASYEEYKKTKSQVDGNRNESNQRKINDAQDKINDAEKEATEAKNKLDAAANTPNNETQKQYLQTQYNDKLSSVEDYKKQLDSLQKQIEAEETSRKSSTIEQILTKEKDIQNIEFKINEIKNQKTKSEIVSPVAGYISTLNYNTLGVPVIMDKSVATIIPDDTEMIVEAYVNNRDISEITEGQKVALKFEAYSYQKYGAVDGVVDYISNNAIQDEKQGGVYKVNIKLDKQYIEAGGSQFKIMPGMNVSVELLCGKRRIIDFFLEPFNNAVEKTFSR
- the ribD gene encoding bifunctional diaminohydroxyphosphoribosylaminopyrimidine deaminase/5-amino-6-(5-phosphoribosylamino)uracil reductase RibD — its product is MNESYMRRALELAKLGAGRVSPNPMVGAVIVKNGEIIGEGYHKQYGGPHAEVNAIASVSDNGELEGSTIYVTLEPCCHYGKTPPCTKAIIDNKIKTVVIGTLDPNPLVAGKGVEILRAEGIEVIVGVLEEECLKINESFMKYIKTKTPFVIMKAAMTLDGKIATSTGDSKWITNEESRINVHKLRNKVSGIMVGINTVLKDDPELTCRLEGGASPKRIIVDSGLKIPLNAKVLNAKDKVEVIVATTRKADESKVEVLERQGVKVIIVPEKEQKVNLKKLMEELGNLKVDSVLLEGGGTLCFSALEEGIIDKVQFYIAPKIIGGENSKTPVEGVGINKIKDAINVKDLRVSTFGGDILIEGYIRK